The Clarias gariepinus isolate MV-2021 ecotype Netherlands chromosome 7, CGAR_prim_01v2, whole genome shotgun sequence genome includes a window with the following:
- the dmxl2 gene encoding dmX-like protein 2 isoform X10, producing the protein MHLHQVLTGAVNPGDCCYSVGSVSDVPFTAYGSGCDIVILASDFECVQIIPGAQHGNIQVGCVECSHQLGRIAASYGNTVCIFEPTSTNQNKRHKQLNYQWQKTGQFLLNAMTYNLAWDPQGKRILAATEWLQLWAPPAADVLLEEDEDEKSHPVLNDWKCVWQCKTASAVRVIKWSPDGEYFATVGKDDCLLKVWYSTLGWRSVMVDVCEKKSSSLHFSFIYLAHPRTVTGFSWRKTSKYMAKGSVCNVLLTSCVDGICRLWSETLLPEDSLLGGQITENSSSTSSLQHSGQKDKIQHALESIHHLKQLRRGRRRSSALVTHTELLPSQLNSHELHRHITHHGNALCHFHISASINPNTDIPAALAGSGLFSSGDSNGGFVVHWLNNKDLSFTSSMDVFMQHLRKFSEQNLEHTAEDNKQDTNAKFDFDLDEMSDKASEHEEGDQDGSTKASSPGSSSSVPPPSVLLERKMESLTLEWNRSPDMLFTIHPLDGSFLVWHIKYLDEYIPGIFRQVQVAFSSRIPVAFPTGDANSLSKNIMMYACTSPERDPEVPVLEQDRKSSSLGAVIGPAVMMVSKHVDGSLNQWAVTFAEKSAFSNVLTVSHKFRYCGHRFHLNDLACHTVLPLLLTSSHHNAVLTPPPGQDDQRCAPSRPPRPSRGLAPKEMGGNAATRTFHDPNAIYSELILWRVDHIGPLSCTGGVSEIARINSLHTAAFSNVAWLPTLIPSSVLGTYCNSASACFVASDGKNLRLYQAVVDARKLLDELSDPETSKLVGEVFNIVSQQSTARPGCIIELDVITNQCGSSTQLLHVFQEDFILGYKPHDDITDVNTADFPSADEFLPPPFSEKFFLVVIEKDENRNSVLQMWHLHLKSVHACVDDPPQAQPFQNQLMVPNMLVNFDSSPESTPGQSPLPRSSSSANLQSASRLILSSTLVYSHRLELPLGVEVIRATPSAGHLSSSSIYPVCLAPYLIVTACSDGRVRFWRCSVDSEDCPSYRWEPWCLLNEEEDNNSALTVSGRPVAVSCSYTGRLAVAFKQLVSLEPSSSSKDFSMHVSIFECESTGGSEWVLEQTIHLDDFGKPVSALDPRISVDSNLVVYSKSDLFVRKQNPNIKHFVHLDWLSKEDGSHILTVGVGSLILMYGRISGIVSEQTGGKDGVAVVTLPLGGSVKQGVRSRWVLLRSVDLVSSVDGTPSLPVSLSWVRDGILVIGMDCEMHVYAQWYQDKKPGDSEENDDTFMAKKGAIEMTDDVIRVPAVIQDGGLFEAAHSLSPTLPQYHPTQLLELMDLGKVRRAKAILSHLVKCIAGEVAVVRDAVAGEGGARRHLSRTISVTGSTGKDTIVAGRDGGRDYTEINSIPPLPLYALLSADLDTSYRNKLADDVKCPERETQKTSEDQYAELFHDTAVNTDDFASFAYSDKAEKKTRVIDLSQYGPTCFGPEHAQVLSSHLMHSSLPGLTRLEQMFLVALADTVATTSAEVGGATNKQYRGGEALDECGLRYLLAMRLHTCLLTSLPPLYRMQLLHQGVSTCHFAWAFHSEAEEEMLNMIPAMQRGDPQWSELRAVGVGWWIRNINTLRRMVEKVAKAAFQRNNDPLDAALFYLAMKKKAVLWGLFRSQHDEKMTQFFSHNFSEDRWRKAALKNAFSLLGKQRFEQSAAFFLLAGSLKDAIEVCLEKMEDIQLAMIVARLYESDFESSSTCQGVLYEKVLGCRRDGTGFSCVRMHPDPFLRSIAFWIMKDYTRSLDTLLEQTPKEDDENPEVMVKSCNPMVFSFYNYLRTHPLIVRRHFASPDGSERNSGPDQINLIERKLFFTTANAHFKVGCPVLALEVLSKIPKVTKKSSSLSNGASTANVGDAQNPARASDLDWSQPLVKSEDDELKLDWGDDDEDEDEDDEEEDKKGLMMKEELKKDVEEEEGEVEKTASEWKVDVIAEQLKFRACLKILMTELRTLATGYEVDGGKLRFQLYSWLEKEIEAMHRICNYKVDSQGSVGELEKWSGSVSVEMDEYERSGETDVYERHLQDRRRLQAKQLHSERRKAWLRKNEALLRVFLTYCSLHGAKGGGVTSVRMELLFLLQESQQETTVKQLQSPLPLATTLPLLSASIAPTKTVMANPVMHLNNHILDILYTIVQTEAPPHPDTPDDRVNSLHTLAASLSACIYQALCDSHSYSQSEANQFTGMVYQGLLLSGRRRLRTESIEEQATPTSTPAHWPGVASLISLLASSQGEDQPRLNVMLCEAVVAVYLSLLLHGLGTHSTNELFRLAAHPLNARMWAAVFGGGAKIIIKPKRPPEIAPAPPPTPPSEEVDRQRRRFNMRMLVPGRPVKETQVTPPPIPTERPAYKEKFIPPELSMWDYFVAKPFLPLSDSGALYDSDESGEEDEEEEDDAFLSDTQMTEHSDPNSYSWCLIRLVMVKLALHNVKNFLPITGLDFTDLPVSSPLCNSVLKSMESWEQQLQEKMDRFDGPPPNYINTFPADASLGGGPAALRLKAMLEPDNTPFKAKHRLSFPARRLWHFLVKQEVLQETLIRYIFTKKRKQSEVEADLGYPGGKAKIIHKESDIIMAFAINKAKPSEIVLASTHDVQEVDVSSLLAAQSYTWIGDDFDKESRSSEDDYRSSHTNIAQSSSAPFAPPPMPVSASMPWLGSGQTSMGASVLVKRNLNNVKRMTSHPIYQYYMTGAQDGSVRMFEWNRPQQLICFRQAGNARVTRLYFNSQGNKCGVADGEGFLSLWQVNQTSSNPKPYLSWQCHSKVCGDFSFITSSSLIATAGHSTDGRNVCLWDTLISPSNTMVHAFPCHENGATVLQYAPKQQLIISGGRKGFVCIFDLRQRQLLHTFQAHDSAIKALALDASEDFFITGSAEGNMKVWKLSGHGLMHSFSTEHAKQSIFRNIGAGVMQIETRPVNRIFTCGADGTLKMRVLPDRYHAPSSIFDIL; encoded by the exons atgcatctCCACCAGGTGCTGACGGGGGCGGTGAACCCGGGTGACTGCTGCTACTCGGTGGGGAGCGTCAGTGACGTCCCGTTCACG gcgTATGGTTCTGGGTGTGACATCGTGATCTTGGCCAGTGATTTCGAGTGTGTACAGATTATCCCCGGAGCTCAGCATGGGAACATCCAGGTGGGGTGTGTGGAGTGTTCACACCAACTGGGACGG ATCGCTGCATCGTACGGAAACACAGTGTGTATCTTCGAACCGACGTCCACCAACCAGAACAAGAGACACAAA CAACTGAACTACCAGTGGCAGAAAACTGGACAGTTTCTACTGAACGCCATGACGTACAACCTGGCCTGGGACccacaag gtaagcGCATCCTGGCGGCGACGGAGTGGCTGCAGCTTTGGGCTCCACCCGCCGCGGACGTGCTGCTGGAGGAAGACGAAGATGAGAAGTCACACCCCGTCCTCAACGACTGGAAGTGTGTGTGGCAGTGCAA gACTGCTTCGGCTGTGCGTGTAATTAAATGGTCTCCTGATGGGGAATACTTCGCCACTGTGGGAAAG gaCGACTGCCTGTTGAAGGTGTGGTACTCCACCCTGGGCTGGAGGTCTGTGATGGTGGACGTGTGTGAGAAGAAGTCCAGCTCTCTCCACTTCTCCTTCATCTACCTGGCTCATCCCAGAACCGTCACAGGGTTCTCCTGGAGGAAGACCAGCAAATACATGGccaa gggcTCGGTGTGTAACGTGTTGCTAACGTCGTGTGTGGACGGGATCTGTCGTCTGTGGAGTGAGACGCTGCTGCCTGAGGACAGTTTACTGGGGGGACAAATCACTGAGAACAGCAGCTCCACATCATCACTACAGCACAGCGGGCAGAAAGATAAAATACAACACGCACtggag tcGATCCACCACCTGAAGCAGCTCAGACGTGGTCGCAGGAGATCCTCAGCTCTGGTCACACACACCGAACTCCTGCCCAGCCAACTGAACTCACACGAGCTGCACCGACACATCACACACCACGGCAACGCCCTGTGTCACTTCCACATCTCCGCCAGTATCAACCccaatacag atatCCCGGCGGCTCTGGCCGGGTCCGGTCTCTTCTCCTCAGGAGACAGTAATGGAGGTTTCGTGGTTCACTGGCTGAATAATAAAGACCTGAGCTTCACCTCCTCCATGGACGTCTTCATGCAGCACCTGAGGAAGTTCTCCGAGCAGAACCTCGAGCACACCGCTGAGGACAACAAGCAGGACACCAACGCCAAGTTCGACtttg ATCTGGACGAGATGTCGGACAAGGCGTCGGAGCACGAGGAAGGCGATCAGGACGGCAGCACGAAGGCGTCGTCCCCCGGCTCCAGCTCCAGTGTCCCTCCTCCCTCCGTCCTCCTGGAGCGTAAGATGGAGTCTCTGACTCTGGAGTGGAACCGCAGCCCAGACATGCTCTTCACCATCCACCCTCTCGACGGCTCCTTCCTCGTCTGGCACATCAAGTACCTGGACGAGTACATCCCCGGAATCTTCCGCCAGGTCCAG GTGGCGTTCTCCTCGCGGATCCCCGTCGCCTTCCCCACCGGCGACGCCAACTCTCTGAGTAAGAACATCATGATGTACGCCTGCACGTCCCCCGAGCGGGACCCCGAGGTCCCCGTGCTGGAGCAGGACAGGAAGTCCTCGTCCCTGGGCGCGGTGATCGGCCCGGCCGTCATGATGGTGTCGAAGCACGTGGACGGCTCTCTGAACCAGTGGGCAGTGACCTTCGCCGAGAAATCCGCCTTCTCCAACGTTCTCACCGTCTCGCACAAGTTCCGTTACTGCGGACACCGCTTCCACCTCAACGACCTCGCCTGCCACACCGTCCTGCCCCTGCTCCTGACCTCCTCGCATCACAACGCCGTTCTGACTCCGCCCCCGGGGCAGGACGACCAGCGCTGCGCCCCATCTCGCCCCCCGCGTCCGTCCAGAGGCCTCGCTCCGAAGGAGATGGGCGGCAACGCGGCGACTCGCACCTTCCACGACCCCAACGCCATCTACAGCGAGCTGATCTTGTGGCGCGTCGACCACATCGGGCCTCTCTCCTGTACGGGGGGCGTGTCCGAAATCGCACGCATCAACTCCCTGCACACTGCCGCCTTCTCCAACGTCGCCTGGCTGCCCACGCTCATCCCCAGCTCTGTACTCG gAACGTACTGTAACTCTGCAAGCGCATGTTTTGTGGCGTCGGATGGAAAAAACCTGCGTCTCTATCAAGCTGTCGTGGACGCCCGGAAACTTCTGGACGAGCTGTCTGACCCAGAGACCtcg aaatTAGTAGGTGAGGTCTTTAACATTGTGAGTCAGCAGTCCACGGCTCGGCCCGGCTGCATCATCGAGCTAGATGTTATCACTAAccag TGTGGCTCGAGCACGCAGCTGCTCCACGTCTTTCAGGAGGATTTCATCTTAGGATACAAACCTCACGATGACATCACCGACGTAAACACTGCGGACTTCCCATCAGCTGATG AGTTTCTTCCGCCTCCGTTTTCCGAGAAGTTCTTCTTGGTCGTGATCGAGAAAGACGAGAACAGAAACTCTGTACTGCAGATGTGGCACCTTCATCTGAagtctgtgcacgcgtgtgtgg ACGACCCCCCACAGGCTCAACCCTTCCAGAACCAGCTGATGGTTCCGAACATGTTGGTTAACTTCGACTCGTCTCCCGAGTCGACTCCGGGTCAGAGCCCTCTTCCTCGCTCGTCTTCCTCGGCTAACCTGCAGTCAGCCAGCAGGCTCATCCTCAGCTCCACCCTCGTCTACAGCCACAGACTGGAGCTCCCCCTGGGGGTGGAGGTGATCCGCGCAACACCGTCCGCAG GTCACTTAAGCTCCTCCTCCATTTACCCGGTGTGTCTGGCTCCCTATCTGATCGTGACGGCGTGTTCAGACGGACGCGTTAGGTTTTGGAGATGCTCCGTCGATTCAGAAGACTGTCCCTCGTACCGCTGGGAGCCGTGGTGCCTCCTGAACGAGGAGGAGGACAACAACAGCGCCCTGACCGTTTCGGGTCGCCCCGTCGCCGTCAGCTGCTCCTACACCGGACGGCTCGCTGTCGCCTTCAAACAGTTGGTCTCCCTCGAGCCCAGCTCGAGCTCTAAAGACTTCTCCATGCACGTCTCCATCTTCGAGTGCGAATCCACAGGGGGGTCCGAGTGGGTCCTGGAGCAGACGATCCATCTGGATGACTTCGGGAAACCCGTCAGTGCTCTGGATCCCAGAATCAGCGTGGACAGCAACCTGGTGGTTTACAGCAAGTCAGATCTTTTTGTTAGAAAGCAGAACCCCAACATCAAACACTTCGTGCACCTGGATTGGCTCTCGAAAGAAGACGGATCGCACATCCTCACCGTCGGAGTCGGGTCCCTCATCCTGATGTACGGACGGATCTCCGGCATCGTGTCGGAACAAACCGGAGGAAAGGATGGCGTGGCTGTGGTCACCCTGCCTCTAGGGGGCAGCGTTAAACAAGGTGTCCGCTCCCGCTGGGTTCTGCTGCGCTCCGTCGATCTGGTTTCCTCCGTGGACGGGACGCCGTCTCTTCCCGTCTCCCTGTCCTGGGTCCGAGACGGAATCCTGGTGATCGGGATGGACTGCGAGATGCACGTCTATGCTCAGTGGTACCAGGATAAGAAGCCCGGCGACTCTGAGGAAAATGACGACACTTTCATGGCGAAAAAAGGCGCCATCGAGATGACGGACGACGTGATCAGAGTTCCCGCCGTCATACAAGACGGCGGACTTTTCGAAGCGGCGCATTCGCTGTCCCCGACGCTGCCTCAGTACCACCCCACCCAGCTGTTAGAGCTGATGGACTTGGGGAAGGTGAGACGTGCGAAGGCCATCCTGTCCCACCTGGTCAAGTGCATCGCCGGTGAGGTCGCCGTGGTCAGGGACGCCGTGGCGGGAGAGGGCGGAGCCAGACGACACCTTTCTCGTACCATCAGCGTCACGGGAAGCACCGGCAAGGACACGATCGTCGCTGGAAGAGACGGCGGCCGCGATTACACGGAGATCAACTCCATCCCCCCTCTCCCGCTGTACGCGCTGCTCTCGGCCGACCTCGACACGTCTTACAGAAACAAACTGGCCGATGACGTGAAATGTCCGGAGCGCGAGACGCAGAAGACCTCGGAGGATCAGTACGCCGAGCTCTTCCATGACACCGCGGTGAACACCGACGACTTCGCGAGCTTCGCCTATTCGGACAAGGCAGAGAAGAAGACCCGAGTGATCGACCTGTCTCAGTACGGCCCTACCTGCTTCGGACCCGAACACGCCCAGGTGCTGTCCTCTCACCTGATGCACTCCAGCCTTCCCGGACTCACACGCCTCGAGCAGATGTTCCTGGTGGCGCTCGCTGATACCGTGGCAACGACCAGCGCTGAGGTGGGCGGAGCCACTAATAAACAGTACAGAG GTGGTGAGGCTCTGGACGAGTGTGGTCTGAGGTACCTGCTGGCGATGCGTTTACACACCTGTCTGCTTACATCACTTCCTCCTCTGTACCGCATGCAGCTGCTGCACCAAG gcgtcTCGACGTGTCACTTTGCCTGGGCGTTTCACTCTGAGGCCGAGGAGGAGATGCTGAACATGATCCCGGCCATGCAGAGAGGAGACCCGCAGTGGTCCGAGCTCCGGGCCGTGGGTGTGGGCTGGTGGATCAGGAACATCAACACACTCAGACGCATGGTGGAGAag GTGGCCAAAGCAGCGTTTCAGAGGAATAACGATCCCCTGGATGCTGCACTTTTCTACCTGGCCATGAAGAAGAAAGCTGTGCTGTGGGGTCTCTTCAG gtctCAGCATGATGAGAAGATGACTCAGTTTTTCAGCCATAACTTCAGTGAGGATCGCTGGAGGAAGGCGGCGCTGAAGAACGCGTTCTCTCTGCTGGGGAAGCAGCGCTTTGAGCAATCAGCGGCCTTCTTCCTGCTCGCCGGGTCACTCAAAGACGCCATCGAa gtgtgtttgGAGAAGATGGAGGACATCCAGCTGGCGATGATCGTGGCCCGTCTGTACGAGTCCGACTTCGAGAGCTCGTCCACGTGTCAGGGCGTCCTGTACGAGAAGGTTCTGGGCTGCAGGCGGGACGGAACCGGGTTCTCCTGCGTCAGGATGCACCCGGACCCGTTCCTCAGGAGCATCGCCTTCTGGATCATGAAGGACTACACGCGCTCGCTGGACACACTGCTGGAGCAGACGCCCAAAGAGGACGACGAGAACCCGG agGTGATGGTGAAGTCGTGTAATCCGATGGTGTTCAGTTTCTATAACTACCTGCGGACGCACCCTCTGATCGTACGCAGGCACTTCGCGTCTCCCGACGGCTCCGAGCGCAACAGCGGCCCCGACCAGATCAACCTGATCGAGCGCAAGCTCTTCTTCACCACCGCCAACGCGCACTTCAAAGTGGGCTGTCCCGTCCTGGCGCTCGAGGTGCTGTCCAAAATACCCAAAGTCACCAAGAAGTCCTCGTCTCTCAGTAACGGAGCGTCCACCGCTAACGTCGGCGACGCCCAGAACCCCGCCCGCGCATCTGACCTGGACTGGAGTCAACCGCTGGTGAAGAGCGAGGACGACGAGCTAAAGCTGGACTGGGGAGACGATGATGAGGACGAGGACGAGGACGATGAAGAAGAGGATAAGAAGGGGCTGATGATGAAGGAGGAGCTAAAGAAGGacgtggaggaggaggagggggaggtggAGAAGACAGCGAGCGAGTGGAAGGTGGACGTGATCGCGGAGCAGTTGAAGTTCCGCGCGTGTCTGAAGATCCTGATGACGGAGCTGCGGACGCTCGCCACCGGGTACGAGGTGGACGGAGGGAAACTGCGCTTCCAGCTCTACAGCTGGCTGGAGAAGGAGATCGAGGCCATGCACCGCATCTGTAACTACAAG GTGGACAGTCAGGGTTCGGTGGGAGAGCTGGAGAAATGGAGCGGCAGCGTGTCGGTCGAAATGGACGAGTACGAGCGGAGCGGCGAGACGGACGTGTACGAGCGCCACCTGCAGGACAGACGCAGACTGCAGGCCAAACAGCTGCACTCAGAGAGACGTAAAGCCTGGCTGAGGAAGAACGAGGCGCTGCTCAGAGTCTTCCTCACTTACTGCAGCCTGCACGGGGCCAAAGGGGGCGGAGTCACGTCAGTACGCATGGAGCTGCTCTTCCTGCTGCAGGAGTCGCaacag GAGACGACAGTGAAGCAGTTACAGTCCCCGTTGCCGTTGGCAACAACGTTGCCGCTTCTCTCAGCTAGCATCGCTCCAACTAAAACCGTCATGGCTAATCCCGTCATGCACCTGAACAACCACATCCTGGACATCCTGTACACTATAGTACAGACTGAGGCTCCGCCCCATCCTGACACACCTGATGATCGA GTGAACTCACTGCACACTTTGGCTGcttctctgtctgcctgcattTACCAGGCACTGTGTGACAGCCACAGCTACAG TCAGTCCGAGGCGAACCAGTTCACAGGGATGGTGTACCAGGGGCTGCTGCTCAGCGGGAGGCGGAGACTCAGGACAGAGAGTATAGAAgaacaggccacgcccacctccACTCCTGCACACTggccag gCGTGGCGTCTCTGATCAGTCTGTTAGCGAGCTCCCAGGGCGAGGACCAGCCGCGTCTGAACGTGATGCTGTGTGAGGCCGTGGTGGCCGTGTATCTCAGCCTGCTGCTGCACGGACTCGGCACACACTCCACCAACGAGCTGTTCCGCCTCGCCGCCCACCCGCTCAACGCACGCATGTGGGCCGCCGTCTTCGGGGGCGGAGCCAAGATCATCATCAAGCCCAAGCGACCTCCCGAGATCGCGCCAG CCCCGCCCCCGACTCCTCCCTCTGAGGAAGTGGACCGTCAGCGCCGGAGGTTTAACATGCGCATGCTGGTTCCGGGTCGGCCCGTTAAAGAGACCCAGGTCACGCCCCCTCCGATCCCCACCGAGCGCCCCGCCTACAAGGAGAAGTTCATCCCCCCGGAACTCAGCATGTGGGATTACTTCGTGGCAAAA ccCTTCCTGCCTCTATCAGACAGTGGAGCTCTGTATGACTCTGATGAGAGCGGTGAGgaagatgaggaagaggaggacgaTGCTTTTCTGTCTGATACACAGATGACCGAGCACAGCGACCCGAACTCATacag ttgGTGTCTGATCCGCTTGGTGATGGTTAAACTCGCTCTACACAATGTAAAGAACTTTCTCCCAATCACAGGGCTTGACTttacag ACCTGCCTGTCTCGTCCCCACTGTGTAACTCGGTCTTGAAGTCGATGGAGAGCTGGGAGCAGCAGCTGCAGGAGAAGATGGACAGATTTGACGGTCCTCCTCCAAACTACATCAACACCTTCCCTGCGGACGCCAGTTTGGGCGGAGGTCCCGCCGCGCTGCGCCTCAAAGCCATGCTGGAGCCCGACAACACGCCCTtcaa GGCCAAGCACCGCCTCTCCTTCCCCGCCCGCCGGCTCTGGCACTTCCTGGTGAAACAGGAAGTCCTCCAGGAGACTCTGATTCGCTACATCTTCACCAAGAAAAGGAAGCAGAGTGAG gtggaggCTGATCTCGGGTACCCCGGAGGCAAAGCTAAAATTATTCACAAGGAATCGGACATCATCATGGCGTTCGCTATCAATAAG gctaaACCTAGCGAGATTGTCCTGGCCTCGACTCACGATGTTCAGGAAGTGGACGTTTCCTCTCTGCTGGCTGCGCAGTCGTACACCTGGATCGGGGACGACTTCGACAAGGAGTcacgcag TTCTGAAGACGACTATCGTTCCTCCCACACCAACATCGCACAGTCAAGCTCCGCCCCCTTCGCCCCTCCACCGATGCCTGTCTCCGCCTCCATGCCGTGGCTCGGCAGCGGACAGACTAGCATGGGCGCTAGCGTG cttGTGAAGAGGAACCTAAACAATGTGAAGAGAATGACGTCACATCCCATTTACCAGTACT atatgaCCGGAGCTCAGGATGGCAGTGTGAGGATGTTTGAATGGAATCGCCCTCAGCAGCTCATCTGCTTCCGACAGGCAGGAAACGCCCGGGTCACACGGCTCTATTTCAACTCGCAGGGCAATaag